The genomic segment ATTAAGtagtttcttaattttgttttcagattttttattgctattgtgTAGACATACAATTGAAGTTTGTACTTTAACTTTGTATCCAGTGGTCTTATGAAACTCATTGATTAGTTTTAGTAGTTCTTTAATGgattccttaaatttttttacaaatagCTTCATATCATCTATGAAATAAAGATCATTTTATGACTTTCTAACTAAactggacattttaatttttaaatgcattttctagAATCTACAGTAAAATGTTGAATAGAATTGGCAAAAACAGATAATTTATCTCATTCTAAATCTCAGTCAAGTATGATATTAGGTTTGTTCATAGGTAACATTTATCAGGTTGTGGAATTTCCTTTCTATGGATGTTTTGGGAAAGTTTTTATCATGAGGCTTTTATTTTGGGAGATTGGCAAGCAGTACTAACTTAGGGAACCAAGACATTCTCCCCACTTTGGTCATGCTTGTAATTTTCCCACCACTGTCCCCTAACTGATACAGCTAGGGGAGGTTTTAAGATACATCTGTTAAGATTTAGGAGGGATTATTTTATCTAAAGTACATGGAGTATCTATGTAGTGATTTCCATGGTGAGATGAATACAGAATAATCTGGGGGATATATTCATGATTCATCAATTTATATAGTTTATTTGAAGTCACAAAAGTAGAAAAGacaactaaagaaaaagaagagagccAAGTAAAGATCTCTCAAATATATCAATGTATAAATTGGATCAGACACAGAAAAGTGaactaagaaataaaattctgagatgtaggattaaagaaaaaggtaaaggtgGATGCATAACAGCAAAAGCTCATTGAGAAATAACTCAGTTTAGGAAAACAAGTACTTCTTGATTTAGTAATTAAATGGTAATTGTTGGACTTAATAAGAACTATTAAAGTGAACCGAAATGTGAGTGTGTTAAGGCAGCACAGAGTCAGATGGCCTGGGGTTGGGAAAAGTGGAAAAAGTATTCATAGGAGCATAAACCCTCTCCCAGAGGTTTGCTATTTGGGGAggaaaataagttagaaaaaagCAACAAGACAGGAAGGGTTAAATGAAactgtttaaaaacatttaaaaaaaattaaagagataaacagagctttgaaggcaaccacaggaaagaaaaaactcCAAGGCAAGTGATGACTGTGGCCTAGTTATTAGAATATGTATGTGGGGGAAgaaaatgtgtatatgtatggaGGTGGGACAGAGTAAGAAAAAGGCAGGCTCTTTTAGAAAGCATTGTGCAAATATGTCATAAGATTAAGTAAATCTTTCTAATCAGTTTTCAGGTTCCAGGATTTAAATTTGGATCCTGAACTATGTCAGCATTCCGCACCCAGGCAGCCCCCAATAGCAGTACTTCAATGACCCCAACCTTCATGCTGGTGGGCATGCCGGGCCTGTCAGCTGTACCCTCCTGGTGGACAATAGCCCTCATCACTGTTtaccttctttctgttctgggcaACGGTACTATTCTCTGGATCATTGCCATGGAGCCCCCCTTGCACTGCCCaatgtacttcttcctcttcctgcttaGTCTGTCTGATGTTGGTGTGGCCACAGCCCTGATGCCCACCCTGCTGGGTCTTGCCCTTGCTAATGCTCATGTGGTCCCTGCCTCAGCCTGCCTCCTGCAGATGTTCTTTGTCCATGTCTTTTCTGTCATGGAGTCCTCTGTCTTGCTTGCCATGGCTTTAGATAGGGCATTGGCCATCTGCCGCCCTCTCCACTACCCAACACTTCTCACCAATGATGTCATTAGAAAGATTGGCCTTGTCATTGCTTTCCGATGCCTGGGTCTCCATCtgcccctgccattcctcctggcCTACATGCCCTACTGCCACCCACAGGTCCTAACCCATTCTTATTGCTTGCACCCAGATATGGCCCGACTGGCCTGCCCAGGAGCGTGGGGTGCAGTCTACAGCCTCTTTGTGGTCCTGTCAGCCATGGGATTGGACCCActgcttattttcttctcctaTGGCCTAATTGGCAGGGTATTGCAAGGTTTGGGATCCAATGAGAACCGCTGGAAGGCTGGCCAAACCTGTGCCGTCCACCTCTCTGCTGTGCTCCTCTTCTATGTTCCCATGATCCTCCTGGCAATCATTGACCGTCTTAGGGTGCCAGTCCCTCGGCCTGCCCATACTCTTCTCTCCTATGTCCACTTCCTGCTTCCTCCATTGATAAACCCAATTCTCTATAGTGTCAAGATGAAGGAGATTAGAGAGAGAATATTCAAGAGGTTGCGGCCCAGGAAGATAGGTTGTGCTCAGTGAGGAGGATGTCCCACCCCATTTGGTGACTCAAGGCTACCTGATACAAAGGTTTCCATGACTGAGAACTCAGTTCTCCATGCGTTAAATGGTCTTTCCAATGAACATATGCACATGCACATGGATGTATATGCCTGTTCCTAGACGTGCACCTGTATATATTGATGAAAGCTTATGAACCTCAGAGAATGATAGTAGCCTACCCACTGTTACACTACAAATCAATGGTATTGAAAGGGCCAGAATCTAGGTCTTGTCACAACCATCCAAGTATGTCTGTTTTTGTTAATTTCCACACTACATCAATATCTGAATAATTGAGGAAATGGGAGGAGTTAAGCAattacacagaaaagaaaaagaagatagaactGTTCTACTCAACTGGATGGAGGACCTTCAGCTAGTGTTGGGCCTTTAAAAAAAGTAGagattatcccccttccccttcccccctggtcactgtcagtttgttctttatttccacgtctctggttctattttgctcatttgtttgttctgttgattaggttccacttataggtgagatcatatggtatttgtcttttaccacatggcttatttcacttagcataataaaaattttatataaatggaatcttacaCATAGTAGATGAAATTGTTGGTCTTAATTCCTAGCAGTAGTATTATATATCCACACCCACATCATGGGGTCAGAGTGGGCAGATTGTACTTACTACCTCCAGGTTTACTTTGACCTTGGACACATGACTTGCTCTGGTGAACATAGTCCATAGGACTTGTTTTGGTCAATAGGATAATAATGGATGTGTTAAGAGCAGAGGCCCAAGTGCAATTTCATCCTTTGCTGTGAGTAATATTTAGCTCAGGTAGGTACTGCCCCTTGTGCCTGGTCCTAGACTGAGCTACATGCGACAAACCAATAGCCTGAAGTGAATTCTAGCTGACGACTAGAGATCTGAAGCAGAGCCATCACCTCACAACAGCCTAGATCAAGAGGACTTCTGTCAGCCTGATCATCAGCAAGCAACTAAGATTGGTGGTTCTATGCAGCAAAAACAAATTAGCACTATAATTACAGTTTTATTCTATGAATATGGTTAATTTCCTAATgatctttttttatgttcttaCAATTATTAACATACACATTAGGGGCTTGCTTTGTTTTTAGCACAAAAGCTGAATAACATTCTATATGCTTTTCTATATCTTGTTTTTCTTGTGGTAGAAATCCCTCAAAGTAAATAAGCACGGATTCATGCAAAGACTACCTAGTGTCCATGGCATGGATGGGCTGCAGTGAACTCAGCTGTTTCCTAGTAATGGGTACTGGAGTTGTCCTCAGTATTACGCCACTCTAAATGCTGTAATAGACATACCGATACAGCTGTCCATGTTTCCTCATGATTTTATTCCCATAAGACTGATCTCTGTGTCATCACTGCTGGTTTCAAAGAGTGGTACATTTTTTATTGCAGTATGTATTGGTAGATTCCTTTCCCCAAAGGCTAGATATTTCTACCCTACGCAGGAGTGTGTTTTTTTCTTGCATATCCACCAAAATTTGCTATTACCactattcttaaatttttgtcagttttataaTTATCATACTTACCTTTATGTTGAATTCCCCCAATAGTAAGAATGAGTGTCCTTCACGtgtctattgatttttttgtcaCCTCTGTGAACAGCTTCTTCAAATAATCTTCATCCATTTTCCTATTGTATTGTTTATGTTTTAAACATATCTTTTCAAGAAGCCCTAGTTTTATGCCCTTACCAATACAGTGCTTGTCTTTGGCCTTCTTTAGGCAACTAAGTTGCAAATAAGTATAGTTTTACATAATCAAAcccactttattttcctttataattttgttgattatatgTTGCTTTAAAAGTGTATCTTTGACTCCTTTGTTTTACATGGTCTCTTATACTTTTCTTCTAAAGTTgtaatagttttgtttttctgtatcagAAATCCAAACTTATATTTATCAAAGTTAATAGTGGTAAAATAATCTATtaaatgctttctctttttctcactgaaataaaatactatgtctgaatgtcatcttttaaaataatattatatataaaatatatgtttgtgtgtgttgctTTACAGATCTTTTAATGACTTTGGTATATATGTGTCATATACATAGTGGCGTATTACTAATCTATTGGAGTAGCTTCAGAGTGTGATTTTGTCAATATGTGGTATAGGTGTCCCCCtctcacaaaacaaacaagggctTTGGAATTCTAAGAGAAACTACATTGTTTTTATagactaaataaagaaaaaaaacatttaataataagTTTTTACATCTAGTAATATACGATAAATGTTTCATTTAGTAACATCTTttgtacaattttaaataaaattatgtttttgttaaatttatgtCCAGGTAGTTTTTAAGTGTATGATtttgttgctattataaataaagtacTTCCCCATTTCTATTTCTACATACATATTGCTagagaaaattttttattgatatatacgTTATCAATTATCACATGCATTATAGTAGGGTTTTTttatgtttggattttatttttatacagcaCATTTAAGTAAAACTACATGATTGGTAACTTTTCTCCAAtattaatgtatattatttacatttattttagtgAATTCACTAGATCTCCAAcccattaaaaaattaagagtaaaagTGAACATCCAaatcttatttctcattttaatagaAATGCAATTAGTGTTTCATATGTTGGAATAATGGTTGGCTCCTAGATCTTTGGGTAAATTTTATAACATTGAAATagctcatttatattttattctaatttttaaataagtgtacTTAACAAATCCTGCCAAATGTTTTTCAGCCTCCACCAACATAATTATAATTGCCTGCTTGAAAAGTGTTGAAAAATTTTCTGACATTGAAACATCATTGTTCTCTTGTAGTTTATAAAAGAACTCATATTAAATGAAAAGTAGCAAATTGAATTCACTTAGTCACAAAACAAGAACACACAATATTTTAGTATGCATTCCAGGAATGCAGAAATTATTTCCTCCTCATAATCAAGTTTCTCTGCCAGGCATATTATATATTCTCGTACTAAACTAATTAAATAAGTTATTctttctatttcacagatgagattACTGACATGAGAATTTAAGAATACCTCAAGTCTATAAAATTAGAGCTGTGACATTTGTTTTAAGATTTGCCTTAATCcaaaacaaatcttttaaaattgtcaaaCAGAGAAACAGCCTGGTCTTAAGGTGATATATTTAGTCAGTGATAAGGTCTCTGAGGAACCCTGCTTTCCCAAAGTctaccctttccttctctctgatgcGCCCACCTCCAGCTCCCCATGTATTTACTGAGTGTGGAATGATGTGGACAGAGTTTGGAGTCCCTCAGGCCACGGTTTGAATTCTCAGTCTACACTTCCTGTGTTATTTGGCATAAATTGTTCCCATATTGGTAAAACAGACATAATGAGGATTCCATGACTCAAGTCCCTGTATCACAGCATTGACttggaattaaaaatgaaattaaactaaCTATATTTAAACTTTGTATGCATATTACATTTGAATTAAAACTTTACAGCAGGaagtttttttaaacttctacCACTTCATTTTATGGACAGAAGACTACAACTTGGGACCTGCTAAGCATTTTGAATGGACCTTTGTAAGTCAGTCGTAGATGAACTCCACCTGGCACTGCTGGCTGTATGTTTATCCCTTCACTAAGTGTGGGGAGCAAAGCACTCTCTTTCACTGAACACACCCACGTCCATCCTGCCAAAGCCTCTCTGTTTGGTGGCTGCTATTACCACTGCTGGCCCAGCAAGAGacaccattctctctctctctgcaaattGCTCCACACCCACTTGACTGATAGATTTGAGGAAAAACATTCTTTCTCCTCTAACAGCATACAGTGGGTACAAGTATTAGCAAGAACATTTCCAATTGTAAATAAAATGCAACAGTGATAGCTGGAAGTTGAATGAAACTGCAGACCATAAATATTCTGCAAAACCCATTTCTCCAGTTGGTCCTATTGCTAAAGAAAACCCTGCagacgtgtgtgtatgtgtgtgtgtgagagagagagacagagatagatagatagatgatagatagatagatagatgatagatagatgatagatagatagatgatagatagatagatagatagatagatagatagatagatagatagatagatagatgatagatagatgatagatagatagatagatgatagatagatgatagatagatagatagatagatagatagatagatagatagatagataagagaTTTAAATATTCCTGACAGGGATCATAAATTCGAGCACCTAGAACAGCCAGGTGATAGTAGAAATGACTGGAAGTACACACTCGGACTGAGTTGTGGGGACTTAAGGAGCTAGCTACTTCTCAGTGGGTTCCTATTGAGTGTAGGGTTAGTAGAGCCATATCTTCCCACCTTTAAGATGATTCACAAatctatattttatatgaaatcatCTAATCACTATTTTATCCAGACGATCCTGTCTGAAGACTGGATACTTTGTACCCTTTGTTTTTTCAACTAACATTAACTCATACAATGAAGAAGAAGGAAGTCTTCTTACATTTCaaagtatatatgaaatatatcaCAATACACAATACATAGAAAGTAAATTTTTCAAAACCACACAGCCAGGAcatggcagagctgagaccagAAGACTTCTTTCCTGGCTGGGTCCCTAGCTAGTCTACTCATCTTGCCTCCTCCCCTGCAAGAAAAGCTAAGTTATCACAGCAGATAGTTTAAGGGCCAGTA from the Desmodus rotundus isolate HL8 chromosome 5, HLdesRot8A.1, whole genome shotgun sequence genome contains:
- the OR51S1 gene encoding olfactory receptor 51S1, with amino-acid sequence MSAFRTQAAPNSSTSMTPTFMLVGMPGLSAVPSWWTIALITVYLLSVLGNGTILWIIAMEPPLHCPMYFFLFLLSLSDVGVATALMPTLLGLALANAHVVPASACLLQMFFVHVFSVMESSVLLAMALDRALAICRPLHYPTLLTNDVIRKIGLVIAFRCLGLHLPLPFLLAYMPYCHPQVLTHSYCLHPDMARLACPGAWGAVYSLFVVLSAMGLDPLLIFFSYGLIGRVLQGLGSNENRWKAGQTCAVHLSAVLLFYVPMILLAIIDRLRVPVPRPAHTLLSYVHFLLPPLINPILYSVKMKEIRERIFKRLRPRKIGCAQ